The Pantoea vagans genome includes a window with the following:
- a CDS encoding beta-ketoacyl-ACP synthase yields MIQRVVVTGMGGVTAFGENWPAVAARLKQGQNAVRKMPEWQIYDGLHTLLGAPVDNFELPAHYTRKRIRAMGRVSLMATRATELALEHAGLIDHPVLTNGETGIAYGSSTGSTGPVSEFATMLTEKHTNNITGTTYVQMMPHTTAVNAGLFFGLRGRVIPTSSACTSGSQAIGYAWEAIRHGYQTVMVAGGAEELCPSEAAVFDTLFATSQRNDAPQTSPAPFDQQRDGLVIGEGAGTLILESLEHAQARGATIYAELVGFHTNCDAAHITQPQRETMQICIERALKSAGVTADQIGYINAHGTATDRGDIAESQATAAIFGNSTQISSLKSYFGHTLGACGALEAWMSIEMMREGWFAPTLNLTQPAAECGDLDYIIGEPRHLETDYIQSNNFAFGGINTSLVFKRWRDA; encoded by the coding sequence TTGATTCAGCGTGTAGTGGTAACCGGCATGGGGGGCGTCACCGCCTTCGGCGAAAACTGGCCAGCCGTGGCGGCTCGTTTGAAACAGGGGCAAAATGCAGTGCGTAAAATGCCTGAATGGCAGATTTATGACGGGCTGCATACACTGCTCGGCGCACCAGTGGATAACTTCGAGCTGCCTGCGCACTACACGCGAAAACGCATTCGCGCCATGGGCCGTGTGTCACTGATGGCCACACGTGCCACTGAACTGGCGTTAGAACACGCGGGATTGATAGACCATCCAGTGCTGACCAACGGTGAAACCGGCATTGCTTATGGTTCGTCAACCGGCAGTACCGGACCGGTGAGCGAATTCGCCACCATGTTGACCGAAAAGCATACCAACAACATTACTGGCACCACCTATGTGCAGATGATGCCACACACCACCGCCGTCAATGCCGGACTGTTTTTTGGCCTGCGCGGCCGCGTCATCCCCACATCAAGCGCTTGTACGTCAGGTAGCCAGGCAATTGGTTATGCATGGGAAGCGATTCGTCACGGTTATCAGACGGTGATGGTGGCGGGCGGCGCCGAAGAGCTGTGTCCATCTGAAGCTGCGGTGTTTGATACGCTGTTTGCCACCAGCCAACGCAACGATGCTCCCCAGACCTCTCCTGCGCCGTTTGACCAGCAGCGCGATGGTTTAGTGATTGGTGAAGGTGCGGGCACCTTGATACTCGAATCACTGGAGCATGCGCAAGCGCGCGGTGCGACGATTTATGCCGAGCTGGTGGGTTTCCACACCAACTGCGATGCGGCACATATCACCCAACCACAGCGTGAAACCATGCAGATCTGTATTGAGCGGGCATTGAAGAGCGCAGGCGTGACGGCGGATCAGATTGGTTATATTAACGCGCACGGTACCGCTACCGATCGCGGGGATATCGCTGAGAGCCAGGCAACGGCAGCGATTTTCGGCAACAGCACGCAGATTTCGTCATTGAAAAGCTACTTTGGACATACCCTGGGCGCCTGTGGTGCGCTGGAAGCCTGGATGAGCATTGAGATGATGCGCGAGGGCTGGTTTGCACCCACGCTGAATTTGACCCAGCCCGCTGCAGAGTGCGGCGATCTGGATTACATCATCGGCGAACCGCGTCATCTTGAAACCGATTATATCCAGTCCAACAATTTCGCGTTTGGCGGCATCAATACCTCATTGGTGTTTAAACGCTGGCGCGATGCCTGA
- a CDS encoding 3-ketoacyl-ACP reductase FabG2 codes for MTRSVLVTGASKGIGRAIALRLAQDGFEVVVHYHRDEQGAEQTLALMAAAGGSGRKLQFDVAQRDATRTAIEQDIEAHGAYYGVVNNAGITRDGAFPALTEDEWDSVIHTNLDSFYNVIHPCVMPMIGLRKGGRIITLSSVSGLMGNRGQVNYSAAKAGIIGATKALAIELAKRKITVNCIAPGLIDTGMTDLEPLVIDEALKMIPMKRMGAAEEVAGLASYLMSDIAGYVTRQVISINGGML; via the coding sequence ATGACACGCAGCGTATTAGTGACCGGTGCCAGTAAAGGGATTGGCCGCGCCATCGCACTGCGTCTGGCGCAGGATGGATTTGAGGTGGTGGTTCACTATCATCGTGATGAGCAGGGCGCAGAACAGACACTGGCGTTGATGGCCGCAGCAGGCGGCAGCGGGCGTAAACTGCAGTTCGATGTCGCACAACGCGATGCCACACGAACCGCCATCGAACAGGATATCGAGGCTCACGGCGCTTATTATGGCGTGGTCAATAACGCGGGAATCACGCGTGACGGCGCTTTCCCGGCGTTAACAGAAGATGAGTGGGACAGCGTGATCCACACCAACCTCGACAGCTTCTATAACGTGATTCATCCGTGCGTGATGCCAATGATTGGCCTGCGCAAAGGCGGCCGCATCATAACCTTGTCATCGGTGTCTGGCCTGATGGGGAATCGTGGGCAGGTCAATTACAGTGCTGCAAAAGCAGGTATTATCGGTGCCACTAAGGCGCTGGCTATCGAACTGGCAAAACGCAAAATCACCGTGAACTGTATCGCGCCGGGTTTGATCGATACCGGCATGACCGATCTTGAACCGCTGGTGATCGATGAAGCGCTGAAAATGATCCCGATGAAGCGAATGGGGGCAGCGGAAGAGGTGGCCGGGCTCGCCAGCTACCTGATGTCAGATATCGCGGGCTATGTGACACGCCAGGTGATTTCAATCAACGGAGGTATGCTTTGA
- a CDS encoding hotdog family protein, with the protein MTDFLPVSHYLPHRAPMLLLDRVIQVSEDRVVCEVTLNHSGVLAPFLNPQGALPAWFGVEIMAQTVGVWSGFHAHQRGDTEIRPGMLLGGRGYRATTPSFAANSTLRVEMHLLMRDDKLGSFEGEIRCNDVVIASGRLNTYQPDEQELTQLAQQGTQP; encoded by the coding sequence ATGACTGATTTTCTGCCGGTGAGCCATTATCTGCCGCACCGGGCACCGATGCTGTTACTGGACCGCGTGATTCAGGTCAGCGAAGACCGCGTGGTGTGTGAAGTCACCCTCAATCACTCAGGTGTGCTGGCTCCGTTTCTCAACCCGCAAGGCGCATTACCCGCGTGGTTTGGCGTTGAAATCATGGCGCAAACGGTAGGCGTCTGGTCAGGATTTCATGCGCACCAGCGCGGCGATACGGAAATTCGTCCCGGCATGTTGCTGGGTGGACGCGGTTATCGTGCAACGACGCCGAGTTTTGCAGCGAATAGCACCTTACGTGTTGAGATGCACCTGTTGATGCGTGATGACAAACTCGGCAGTTTTGAAGGCGAAATCCGTTGTAATGACGTAGTGATCGCCAGTGGCCGTCTGAATACCTATCAGCCGGATGAACAAGAATTAACCCAATTAGCACAACAAGGAACTCAGCCATGA
- a CDS encoding beta-ketoacyl-[acyl-carrier-protein] synthase family protein, which translates to MMYISAFGMMNALGNSLAEIATQLTSGYAPGMQPREGWLQHGKSCWLGEVQGTLPAIPAELAAHNTRNNQLLLAALDQMRPAVEAAIAQFGRERVAIVLGTSTSGVDEGDRQRDTGLPGYDYRMQELGDPSRFLAHYLDLDGPAYTISTACSSSARALISGQRLIDAGLADVALVGGADSLSRMPINGFASLDSLSEHHCAPFSAERDGISIGEAAALLLLTREPQPLALLGSGESSDAWHMSAPHPEGVGAERAMQMALQQAGLQPQDIGYINLHGTATPLNDQVEAGVIHRLFGDRVPCSSTKHLTGHTLGAAGATEAALAALILQYNLPLPAQDFSATTLDSSLPACGVLTSPQPLARPMIASNSFAFGGNNTCLIVGRPYD; encoded by the coding sequence ATGATGTACATTTCAGCGTTCGGCATGATGAATGCGCTGGGCAACAGCCTCGCGGAGATTGCTACCCAGCTCACCTCAGGGTATGCGCCAGGCATGCAGCCGCGAGAAGGGTGGTTACAGCACGGTAAAAGCTGCTGGCTGGGGGAAGTGCAGGGCACGTTGCCAGCAATCCCCGCTGAACTGGCGGCGCATAACACCCGCAATAACCAACTGTTGCTGGCGGCACTGGATCAGATGCGCCCAGCGGTGGAGGCGGCGATTGCGCAATTTGGCCGTGAGCGGGTTGCCATTGTACTCGGCACCAGCACCTCCGGCGTGGATGAGGGCGATCGTCAGCGAGATACGGGTTTACCCGGTTATGACTATCGCATGCAGGAGTTGGGCGATCCTTCACGCTTTCTCGCGCACTATCTCGACCTGGACGGTCCGGCTTATACCATTTCAACCGCCTGTTCCTCCAGCGCACGTGCGCTGATCAGCGGCCAACGTCTGATCGATGCCGGTCTGGCCGATGTGGCGCTGGTCGGCGGCGCGGATTCATTGAGCCGTATGCCCATCAATGGCTTTGCCAGTCTGGATTCGTTATCGGAACATCACTGTGCACCGTTCAGCGCCGAGCGTGACGGCATCTCGATAGGCGAAGCCGCTGCGCTGTTATTGCTGACGCGTGAACCCCAGCCGCTGGCGCTACTCGGTTCGGGAGAGTCATCGGATGCCTGGCATATGTCAGCACCTCATCCGGAAGGGGTGGGCGCTGAGCGCGCGATGCAGATGGCGTTGCAACAGGCCGGATTGCAGCCGCAGGATATTGGTTACATTAATCTGCATGGCACCGCGACACCGCTGAACGATCAGGTAGAGGCCGGGGTGATACATCGATTGTTTGGCGATCGCGTGCCCTGCAGTTCGACCAAACATCTTACCGGTCATACTCTGGGCGCAGCGGGTGCTACAGAAGCGGCGCTGGCGGCGCTAATTTTGCAGTACAACTTGCCGTTACCGGCGCAGGATTTTAGCGCGACCACACTGGATAGTAGCTTGCCTGCGTGTGGAGTACTGACGTCGCCACAACCGCTGGCGCGTCCGATGATTGCCTCAAACTCGTTCGCTTTTGGTGGGAACAATACCTGCCTGATTGTAGGAAGGCCTTATGACTGA
- a CDS encoding DUF3261 domain-containing protein, with product MKTSALLLVFSLLLSGCAQQDSQSNRPTAWLKPGVRVTLPAPGISPAFQQQQLLTGHAKGKTQSLLVLLNADAQQISLAGLSSLGIRLFRVTYDKTGIHTQQMMALPEMPPASQVLADVMLSHWPISAWQTQLPPGWQLVDSGDRRELRDPAGQIVTLIRYLQRGDVREPISIDQRAFGYQIQIQHLDASS from the coding sequence ATGAAAACGAGTGCCTTATTGCTGGTGTTCAGCCTGCTGTTGAGTGGCTGTGCCCAACAGGATAGCCAATCGAACCGGCCCACTGCATGGCTGAAACCGGGGGTGCGTGTCACTTTGCCTGCTCCGGGGATTTCGCCGGCTTTTCAGCAGCAACAATTGTTGACCGGTCACGCGAAAGGGAAAACCCAGTCTCTGCTGGTGTTGTTGAACGCGGATGCACAGCAGATTAGCCTGGCGGGTTTGTCATCGCTGGGTATTCGCCTGTTCCGCGTGACCTATGATAAAACCGGCATTCATACGCAACAGATGATGGCGCTGCCAGAAATGCCTCCCGCCAGCCAGGTATTGGCGGATGTGATGCTCAGCCACTGGCCGATCAGTGCCTGGCAGACGCAGTTGCCGCCGGGTTGGCAACTGGTGGACAGCGGCGATCGTCGCGAACTGCGCGATCCTGCTGGCCAGATCGTGACACTGATTCGTTATCTGCAACGCGGGGACGTGCGCGAGCCGATTAGCATCGATCAACGCGCCTTCGGTTATCAAATCCAAATCCAGCATCTGGATGCTTCTTCATGA
- a CDS encoding MMPL family transporter, whose product MKSERVLPQRSEKISALLWLSVCLALAVALAVLLPRSQLNSSVLALLPQQNLGQAPAEIQQGFMQRLDRQLVWLVSAKEQEGDAVAAWWQSQLQGLPMLRQVSGALDDDQMQRWGTYAFQHRNGLIDPLTRARLQNGGGAQADWILAQLFSAFAGVGSKEIHNDPLLLVRGAQLALQQNASKMVLHNGWLTVNDAEPRRWYFLHGELSSNAFSIQQSHQLVTALNQLEQQLKTRWPDAQVLTRGTVLFSDDASQRAQHDVETLGSVTLGGLLVLVWLVFRSLRPLALCALSVAIGAMAGTVLTLICFGELHLTTLVMSLSIVGISADYTLYYLTERMVHGEQSSPWQSLHKVRATLLLALGTTAIAWLLMLLAPFPGLRQLAVFAASGLSASCLTVICFYPWLVRGLPVRPIPAMVWLARWLAAWRRNNLLKFGLPLLVAVYAISGMVQLRIDDDIAHLQSAPARLLAQDRQLAQLTGQQADQTWFVVWGENEQQALQRLSTLAPKLQQAQQQGWLAGYRVLPLNSLKQQQQDVQLLQQAAPTILERLKQAGITAASADLNAMPVKASDWLASPLSEGWRLLWLSLPDGRSSVLVPVNGVKNSLALQELATQQPGVSWVDRKASYDELFRFWRTLLSGLLALALLLITVSYTVRLGLQAGLRSALPSWLSLAAALATLGWIGASLNLFALLALILVLGIGINYTLFFSNPRGTPLTSMLAVTLAMMTTLLTLGMLVFSSTAAISGFGTVLCSGIFCAFLLAPMALAPGKRKQR is encoded by the coding sequence ATGAAGAGCGAGCGCGTTTTGCCCCAGCGCAGTGAAAAAATTTCCGCGCTACTGTGGCTGAGCGTGTGCCTGGCACTCGCCGTGGCACTGGCGGTGCTGTTACCGCGTAGCCAGTTGAACAGCAGTGTACTGGCCTTGTTGCCTCAGCAAAATCTCGGGCAGGCTCCGGCTGAGATTCAGCAGGGCTTTATGCAGCGCCTTGACCGCCAACTGGTGTGGCTGGTCAGTGCTAAAGAGCAAGAGGGTGATGCAGTGGCGGCATGGTGGCAAAGCCAGTTGCAGGGATTGCCGATGCTCAGGCAGGTGAGCGGTGCGCTGGATGATGACCAGATGCAACGTTGGGGCACGTATGCGTTTCAGCATCGCAATGGATTAATTGATCCCCTGACCCGTGCGCGCTTGCAAAACGGCGGTGGTGCGCAAGCTGACTGGATTTTGGCGCAGCTGTTTTCGGCCTTTGCCGGTGTAGGCAGCAAAGAGATCCACAACGATCCCCTGTTGCTGGTGCGCGGTGCGCAGCTGGCGCTGCAACAAAACGCCAGCAAAATGGTGCTGCATAACGGCTGGTTAACGGTGAATGACGCCGAGCCACGCCGCTGGTATTTCCTGCACGGTGAGCTGTCCAGCAACGCCTTTAGCATCCAGCAAAGTCATCAGCTGGTGACGGCGTTGAATCAGTTAGAGCAGCAGTTGAAAACCCGCTGGCCAGATGCGCAAGTGTTAACACGCGGCACGGTGTTGTTCAGTGATGACGCCAGCCAACGCGCCCAGCACGATGTGGAAACCCTTGGCAGTGTCACGCTGGGTGGTTTACTGGTACTGGTTTGGCTGGTGTTTCGATCGCTGCGACCGCTGGCGCTGTGTGCGCTGTCGGTGGCGATAGGTGCCATGGCGGGAACGGTACTGACCTTAATCTGTTTTGGTGAGCTGCATCTCACTACGCTGGTGATGAGCCTCAGTATTGTCGGTATCTCTGCCGATTATACGCTGTACTACCTGACGGAGCGGATGGTGCATGGTGAGCAATCTTCGCCGTGGCAAAGTTTGCACAAAGTCCGCGCGACGCTATTGCTGGCGCTCGGTACCACCGCCATCGCGTGGTTGTTGATGTTATTAGCGCCATTCCCCGGCTTGCGTCAGCTGGCGGTGTTCGCCGCCAGTGGGTTGAGCGCATCTTGCCTGACGGTGATCTGTTTCTATCCTTGGCTGGTGCGAGGGCTACCGGTGCGTCCGATCCCGGCCATGGTGTGGCTGGCGCGCTGGTTAGCCGCGTGGCGTCGTAACAATTTACTGAAATTTGGTTTGCCGCTGCTGGTGGCCGTTTATGCCATTAGCGGCATGGTCCAGCTACGCATCGATGATGATATTGCCCATTTACAGAGTGCTCCCGCCCGTTTACTGGCCCAGGACCGCCAACTGGCGCAACTGACCGGCCAGCAGGCGGACCAAACCTGGTTTGTCGTCTGGGGGGAGAATGAGCAGCAAGCGCTGCAGCGCCTGAGTACGCTGGCGCCCAAATTACAACAGGCGCAGCAGCAGGGCTGGTTAGCAGGCTACCGTGTTTTGCCGCTGAACTCCCTGAAGCAGCAACAACAAGATGTGCAACTGTTGCAGCAGGCGGCCCCCACTATTCTTGAACGCTTAAAGCAGGCGGGGATCACCGCAGCCAGTGCTGATCTTAATGCTATGCCAGTAAAAGCCAGTGACTGGTTGGCGAGCCCGCTCAGTGAAGGCTGGCGTTTACTGTGGTTGTCGTTGCCCGATGGGCGCAGCAGCGTACTGGTCCCGGTGAACGGGGTGAAAAACAGTCTGGCGCTGCAAGAGTTGGCGACACAGCAGCCCGGTGTGAGTTGGGTCGATCGTAAGGCCAGCTATGATGAATTGTTCCGTTTCTGGCGCACCTTGTTAAGTGGGTTACTGGCACTGGCGCTGTTACTGATCACGGTCAGTTACACCGTGCGTCTCGGTTTGCAGGCGGGTTTGCGCAGTGCCTTGCCGTCATGGTTATCACTGGCGGCGGCACTGGCCACGCTGGGCTGGATCGGTGCCAGCCTGAACTTGTTTGCACTGCTGGCGCTGATCCTTGTGCTCGGGATTGGGATTAATTACACGCTGTTCTTCAGTAATCCGCGCGGGACGCCGCTGACATCGATGCTGGCAGTGACGCTGGCGATGATGACCACGCTGCTCACGTTGGGCATGCTGGTGTTCAGTAGCACGGCGGCAATCAGTGGCTTTGGTACGGTACTGTGCAGCGGGATTTTTTGTGCATTTTTGCTGGCGCCGATGGCGTTGGCTCCGGGCAAAAGGAAGCAACGATGA
- a CDS encoding outer membrane lipoprotein carrier protein LolA, translated as MIRAFCLLLILTTASAHAVTLDQLQQRFASQAVIRANFEQVRTIAGMSQPLVSRGQLIIAQQQGLWWHQATPFAMTLILDDKRMVQSMSGQPPQVITADSNPQMFQFNHLLRALFQADEKVLRENFDLDFHDRGNNSWQLSLTPKAAPLNKIFNRIDLQGAAFLNGITLDDKQGDKTLITLSDTRTEPQQLTDEERARFAPAQ; from the coding sequence GTGATCAGAGCTTTTTGTCTGTTATTGATCCTGACCACCGCCAGTGCCCATGCGGTGACGCTCGATCAGCTTCAGCAGCGGTTTGCCAGCCAGGCGGTGATCCGTGCCAACTTTGAGCAGGTGCGCACCATTGCTGGCATGTCCCAGCCGCTGGTATCGCGTGGTCAGTTGATCATTGCCCAGCAACAGGGATTGTGGTGGCATCAGGCCACGCCCTTTGCCATGACGTTGATCCTGGATGACAAACGTATGGTGCAGAGCATGAGTGGCCAGCCGCCACAGGTGATTACGGCGGACAGCAATCCACAAATGTTCCAGTTCAACCACCTGTTACGCGCGCTGTTCCAGGCGGATGAAAAAGTGCTGCGTGAAAACTTTGACCTCGATTTCCATGACCGTGGCAACAACAGCTGGCAGCTCAGCCTGACACCCAAAGCGGCGCCGCTGAATAAAATCTTCAACCGTATCGATTTGCAGGGCGCGGCGTTTCTCAATGGGATCACGCTGGATGATAAGCAGGGCGACAAAACCCTCATAACCCTGAGCGATACCCGCACCGAACCGCAACAACTGACTGATGAAGAGCGAGCGCGTTTTGCCCCAGCGCAGTGA
- a CDS encoding acyl-CoA thioesterase, which produces MSERTWRAEVALTVSFHDCDPMGVVWHGNYFRFFEVAREALLRSINYSYGEMTASGFVWPVVDTRVKYRQPLRCEEVIRVEASITEYENRLRIDYVIRNAAGQVTTKAHTLQVAVDAASQEMSFVSPDILFERLGVKP; this is translated from the coding sequence ATGAGTGAACGCACCTGGCGCGCTGAAGTGGCATTAACCGTGTCGTTCCATGATTGCGACCCAATGGGCGTGGTGTGGCACGGCAACTATTTCCGCTTCTTCGAAGTGGCACGGGAAGCCTTGCTGCGCAGCATCAACTACAGCTATGGCGAGATGACCGCCAGCGGTTTCGTCTGGCCGGTAGTGGATACGCGGGTGAAATATCGCCAACCGCTGCGTTGTGAAGAGGTCATCCGCGTCGAAGCCAGCATCACGGAATATGAAAACCGCCTGCGCATCGATTATGTGATCCGTAACGCTGCCGGGCAGGTCACCACCAAAGCGCATACCTTGCAGGTGGCGGTGGATGCCGCGAGCCAGGAGATGAGTTTTGTTTCACCGGATATTTTGTTTGAGCGCCTGGGGGTGAAGCCGTGA
- a CDS encoding glycosyltransferase family 2 protein: protein MLSAAFMPCVLIPCYNHGAMLASVLARLAPFNLPVIIVDDGSDVQTKQQIAALNAPHLDILTLPTNQGKGAAVIAGLRKAAAAGYSHALQLDADGQHQVEDTPRMLAEAQQYPDSLISGQPIYDASIPKSRLYGRYITHFWVWVETLSFSLKDSMCGFRVYPLQPSLKLCDRHPIGQRMDFDTEIMVRLYWQGTPSRFISTRVTYPESGLSHFDALHDNLRISWMHTRLFFGMLPRIPQLLRRRQQTQHWSATPERRGQHGLRFMLWLYRRAGRLPFVLLLWPVVAVYWLSGRKARAASQQWLKQVQAEASRQQTALPGPLTSYHHFLRFGYSMLDKVASWRGDVQWGRDIDFAPGAEAVIRAADGQGHLILASHLGDIEACRAMAKQVSGLVINALVFTDNAQRFREVLESIAPQAGVNLMPVTDIGPDTAILLQQKLDAGEWVAIVGDRTAVHRQRGGERRVVWSEFMGRPAPFPQGPFVLAAALRCPVLLMFALREQGTLRVHCEPFANPLVLPRAQRQQALQAAVDRYAERLQQHALMAPLDWFNFYDFWTLPEEESRDE from the coding sequence GTGTTGAGTGCTGCGTTCATGCCCTGCGTGCTGATTCCCTGCTACAACCACGGTGCCATGCTGGCATCGGTACTGGCTCGTCTCGCACCTTTTAATCTGCCGGTGATCATTGTGGATGATGGCAGCGATGTGCAGACCAAACAGCAGATCGCTGCCCTGAATGCACCGCACCTGGATATCCTCACATTGCCGACCAATCAGGGCAAAGGGGCGGCGGTGATTGCCGGCCTGCGCAAAGCGGCAGCGGCAGGATACAGCCATGCACTGCAACTCGATGCGGATGGTCAGCATCAGGTTGAAGATACGCCTCGCATGCTGGCGGAAGCGCAGCAATATCCCGACAGCCTGATTTCGGGCCAGCCGATTTACGATGCCTCCATCCCCAAATCGCGATTGTATGGCCGCTATATCACCCATTTTTGGGTGTGGGTCGAGACACTGTCGTTTTCGTTAAAAGACAGCATGTGTGGCTTTCGCGTGTATCCGCTGCAGCCTTCGCTAAAGCTGTGCGATCGCCATCCGATCGGGCAGCGCATGGATTTCGATACTGAAATCATGGTGCGATTGTACTGGCAAGGTACGCCAAGTCGGTTTATCAGCACGCGCGTAACCTATCCAGAAAGTGGCCTGTCACACTTCGACGCGTTACATGACAATCTGCGCATCTCATGGATGCACACCCGTCTGTTTTTTGGCATGTTACCGCGCATCCCGCAGCTGCTGCGCCGCCGTCAGCAAACGCAACACTGGTCTGCCACGCCGGAACGTCGCGGTCAACATGGGCTGCGCTTTATGCTGTGGCTGTATCGTCGTGCCGGGCGTCTGCCATTTGTGCTGCTGCTGTGGCCGGTGGTGGCGGTTTACTGGCTGAGCGGTCGCAAAGCACGCGCCGCATCCCAGCAATGGCTGAAACAGGTGCAAGCAGAAGCCAGCAGGCAGCAAACCGCCTTGCCAGGACCGCTCACCAGCTATCATCACTTTTTGCGCTTTGGTTACAGCATGCTGGATAAAGTCGCCAGCTGGCGTGGTGATGTGCAATGGGGACGTGATATTGATTTTGCGCCGGGTGCCGAAGCGGTGATCCGTGCAGCCGACGGCCAGGGGCATTTGATTCTGGCCTCGCATCTTGGTGATATCGAAGCCTGCCGCGCCATGGCTAAGCAAGTCAGTGGCCTGGTGATTAACGCGCTGGTGTTTACCGACAACGCCCAGCGTTTTCGCGAGGTGCTGGAGAGCATTGCCCCTCAGGCGGGGGTGAATTTGATGCCGGTGACGGATATTGGCCCGGACACGGCGATCCTGTTGCAACAGAAGTTGGATGCCGGTGAGTGGGTGGCGATTGTTGGTGACCGCACGGCCGTCCATCGCCAGCGCGGCGGAGAACGTCGTGTGGTGTGGAGTGAGTTTATGGGCCGTCCGGCTCCGTTTCCACAAGGCCCGTTTGTTCTGGCTGCTGCACTGCGTTGCCCGGTGTTGCTGATGTTTGCCTTGCGTGAGCAAGGGACCTTGCGCGTGCACTGTGAACCCTTTGCCAATCCGTTAGTGCTGCCACGCGCCCAGCGCCAGCAGGCACTGCAGGCAGCGGTGGATCGCTATGCCGAACGATTACAACAGCATGCGCTGATGGCGCCGCTGGACTGGTTTAACTTTTACGATTTCTGGACCTTACCAGAGGAGGAGAGCCGCGATGAGTGA
- a CDS encoding hydroxymyristoyl-ACP dehydratase, with translation MLPVELNAQQQGAMLTLRLHAKADLFWFRGHFPTLPILPGVAQLDWVLHYGLTRLAPGKAFASIDNIKFQQPVPPDAELELQLNWQEDKSLLSFSYSLIRQDGADIASSGKIRLC, from the coding sequence ATGTTGCCGGTTGAACTCAACGCCCAGCAGCAGGGTGCGATGCTGACGTTGCGCCTGCATGCTAAAGCGGATCTGTTTTGGTTCCGCGGCCACTTTCCCACGTTACCCATTTTGCCCGGTGTGGCGCAGCTCGACTGGGTTTTGCACTACGGTTTAACCCGATTGGCGCCTGGCAAAGCCTTTGCCTCAATTGACAACATCAAGTTCCAACAGCCGGTGCCGCCGGATGCCGAACTGGAATTACAACTCAACTGGCAGGAAGACAAATCACTGCTCAGCTTCAGCTATAGCCTGATTCGTCAGGATGGTGCCGACATCGCCAGCAGTGGGAAGATTCGCCTGTGTTGA